From the Glycine max cultivar Williams 82 chromosome 11, Glycine_max_v4.0, whole genome shotgun sequence genome, the window ATTTGATGTTATATTAAGATGAAACTAAATTGAatcgtattttaatttatgtttgattcgaatgatttttttatctaaaaattaaattaaatcttagCGTGAACACTTCCAATAATTGTGCTATTTCAAAAGTttaaccaaattaaaattaacattaatttttttaagaaactttagatattttgtaactttaatTCCGTTAGTTGGATTTATCCTATCTTATTTACAtctatccttaattttttaatgatttacacatttatccaaataaaactTTGAAGAcgtagatataaaaaaaaaaaaaaaaaaaccttgaagaCAATGCCATCCTTGTTATATGAATGGCACAAGTGgaatcgtaaaaaaaaaaaaaaaaaacggcacaagtcttctttttttttggagcACAACTCTTCTTAACTAGGATTGGGCTATTTGTGACTATATTGTTGTTGAGTATACTATGTACAACCACgaattattctctttttttaatattatctaaCTAGTTATGTTAGGTAAgatattttagttagttttaattttttttattagttaaaaagtttatttaattgttcaggaaacaaattttttgaataattttttagtaatatttAGTATTTGTTGAAATGTTACCTGAAGTAAGtagcttttttaaaatattagtttttaactttttatatttttttttcttttttatttttgatatatttatttatttttttattatactttttaaataaatcataatttattattttttttatcattttacattttCCAACTACTTCAACTATcaacttttaactaattttgtcCAACATAATCATAAgtacatttctttttcttaaaaaaattaaagtaggtCCAATGTATGGCAACTCattcaatctttttaaaaatagcCACATAAAAAAATGCCTGCCaggtggaaaaataaaaatttactcttcgtTAACGCAAAAGAATAGGGGAAAAAAGAGTTTACAGTACTCCTCATTTTATGCTTTCTttagatgattaaaaaaataaataaaggaacaaatacaaaaagaaaaaaaaatgactagATGCGCATGCGTGGTGAGAATATTTGTACGTGGATTCCACCAGCATTTTTTCCCTTTGTCAGAAGTTTTCCATCATTCCAAATAGAAGAANNNNNNNNNNNNNNNNNNNNNNNNNNNNNNNNNNNNNNNNNNNNNNNNNNNNNNNNNNNNNNNNNNNNNNNNNNNNNNNNNNNNNNNNNNNNNNNNNNNNNNNNNNNNNNNNNNNNNNNNNNNNNNNNNNNNNNNNNNNNNNNNNNNNNNNNNNNNNNNNNNNNNNNNNNNNNNNNNNNNNNNNNNNNNNNNNNNNNNNNNNNNNNNNNNNNNNNNNNNNNNNNNNNNNNNNNNNNNNNNNNNNNNNNNNNNNNNNNNNNNNNNNNNNNNNNNNNNNNNNNNNNNNNNNNNNNNNNNNNNNNNNNNNNNNNNNNNNNNNNNNNNNNNNNNNNNNNNNNNNNNNNNNNNNNNNNNNNNNNNNNNNNNNNNNNNNNNNNNNNNNNNNNNNNNNNNNNNNNNNNNNNNNNNNNNNNNNNNNNNNNNNNNNNNNNNNNNNNNNNNNNNNNNNNNNNNNNNNNNNNNNNNNNNNNNNNNNNNNNNNNNNNNNNNNNNNNNNNNNNNNNNNNNNNNNNNNNNNNNNNNNNNNNNNNNNNNNNNNNNNNNNNNNNNNNNNNNNNNNNNNNNNNNNNNNNNNNNNNNNNNNNNNNNNNNNNNNNNNNNNNNNNNNNNNNNNNNNNNNNNNNNNNNNNNNNNNNNNNNNNNNNNNNNNNNNNNNNNNNNNNNNNNNNNNNNNNNNNNNNNNNNNNNNNNNNNNNNNNNNNNNNNNNNNNNNNNNNNNNNNNNNNNNNNNNNNNNNNNNNNNNNNNNNNNNNNNNNNNNNNNNNNNNNNNNNNNNNNNNNNNNNNNNNNNNNNNNNNNNNNNNNNNNNNNNNNNNNNNNNNNNNNNNNNNNNNNNNNNNNNNNNNNNNNNNNNNNNNNNNNNNNNNNNNNNNNNNNNNNNNNNNNNNNNNNNNNNNNNNNNNNNNNNNNNNNNNNNNNNNNNNNNNNNNNNNNNNNNNNNNNNNNNNNNNNNNNNNNNNNNNNNNNNNNNNNNNNNNNNNNNNNNNNNNNNNNNNNNNNNNNNNNNNNNNNNNNNNNNNNNNNNNNNNNNNNNNNNNNNNNNNNNNNNNNNNNNNNNNNNNNNNNNNNNNNNNNNNNNNNNNNNNNNNNNNNNNNNNNNNNNNNNNNNNNNNNNNNNNNNNNNNNNNNNNNNNNNNNNNNNNNNNNNNNNNNNNNNNNNNNNNNNNNNNNNNNNNNNNNNNNNNNNNNNNNNNNNNNNNNNNNNNNNNNNNNNNNNNNNNNNNNNNNNNNNNNNNNNNNNNNNNNNNNNNNNNNNNNNNNNNNNNNNNNNNNNNNNNNNNNNNNNNNNNNNNNNNNNNNNNNNNNNNNNNNNNNNNNNNNNNNNNNNNNNNNNNNNNNNNNNNNNNNNNNNNNNNNNNNNNNNNNNNNNNNNNNNNNNNNNNNNNNNNNNNNNNNNNNNNNNNNNNNNNNNNNNNNNNNNNNNNNNNNNNNNNNNNNNNNNNNNNNNNNNNNNNNNNNNNNNNNNNNNNNNNNNNNNNNNNNNNNNNNNNNNNNNNNNNNNNNNNNNNNNNNNNNNNNNNNNNNNNNNNNNNNNNNNNNNNNNNNNNNNNNNNNNNNNNNNNNNNNNNNNNNNNNNNNNNNNNNNNNNNNNNNNNNNNNNNNNNNNNNNNNNNNNNNNNNNNNNNNNNNNNNNNNNNNNNNNNNNNNNNNNNNNNNNNNNNNNNNNNNNNNNNNNNNNNNNNNNNNNNNNNNNNNNNNNNNNNNNNNNNNNNNNNNNNNNNTCGTCACCAAATTAATGGGCCTTTAGAGTTTGCTCCAATTAAGGATCAAAGTCATTTTATACTTATAGGATTGAGTAACTATGtattaaagtttgaaaaaaaaagccaaGGCCAATAAGTTGAGCTTTTCCTAAATGCCTTTACTTAGTGCTCAACAAACTTCTCATTCGGAGCCAAAGAACCAATGAATATAATCTTTCATGGCCTAAAGTAGCATCGTCAAAGGTACATATGGAAATGCTATCTACCAAGTTCACATCCTTGTTGTCTACAACAAATGCCAAAACATAGAGCAAGAATCCCAAAGgcatcaaacataaaaatagtAGTTACAAGTGCCACACGTATCCTATATTTGCAAACACCAGCATTTTGAATTTGTCAACCAACTTTAACTAGATTGAACCAACTTAAACATTTTGTGATTTATGGTTAAAATCGCCAAAAGTTAGAATGGATTacgacaaaaaaaatgataaatttacacGTCACACACGCACAAACTATATCACTGTCCTacaaaaaatagtgaaaataaaatgaacaattcATAAACTTAAgctatgaaaattgaaaattaaaagtcTCAGTGCATTAGTTCCAATTCTTGGTTGCTGGGAAGTTACAACTCAATAGAGCATGACAAAgaacaggaaaagaaaaaaaaataagggaaaAAATGGAGTCAAATACCCTAGAAGGTAGTTACTGGAGCAGAAAACTTGCATTCTGCCCAACTTCTACACTGTTTCATGGGAAACATTTAACCACGATTTCTACTAATTGTCGCCTACATATAAAgaatatttatgaaattaaaaaataacaataataaataaataaactagcCTAGAGTTGCATAGAGGATTCAATGCCATTGTTAACATTGCATTCATGCAACATGTACAATTGCTATAGCATTGCAGCTGCTCTTCAACACTTGGTAGCACAGTGGCAGTAGCCATTGTAAAAGGACTACTGCTGCTTCAAAAATCCTACAGAAGAAGATTTGCTCGGCTTCTTTAGTTCATCACCACGGATGGACCAATCTAACTTGCCATCAGAGGGACCCCAACCAGAGAAGGTAGAAGGCTTGGCAGCAGTAGAGGTAGCAGGAGAAGGAAACTCAGTATCACCGTTAACCATAAAGCTCTGGCTCCGATTAGCAAAGGCAGCATTTCTTGGATTCAAAGCCATTGCGGCTGCTGCCCCAGATGGATCAACCCTGAATGAGGGCGATCCTATCACGCTTGAATTGTAAAGGTTGGAGGGATAGCCTCTCAGTTGCTGGTTCACATTTTGATGCACTTGAATTCTGGCTGGAGATTGTATCTGAGACCCGAAAACGTCTTCAAGGTTAGTAGGTTGCACTCCTGAAAGCCTATTGAAGTCCCCAGTATAATCACAAAGAGATGGACTATTAGGCATGGAGTTATTCCAGTTAGAAGGTGATGAAAGACCAGCCGTCCCCTCCATCATTAGCTGCTGCATCAAGCATCGATGATTTTCAATTCCAAGCAATTCCATGTCCAATTCAACATCTCTAGCATTTAGCGCAGATTTCAATCTGCTTTGGGGCAGCTGAAGGGTAGGGACAGCAACATGAATCTGAGAGTGCCACATGGTTCCACCCGCAGGAGAAGATCCTCCAGACGGAGTCAAAGGTGGGGATGAGGCAGGTGGTATCAAGGCAGATGGAGAGCCCAGTGTGAAAGGGTCCAATGGAGGAGAACTAACAGAATATGATCTGGGAGAAGGCATAGCAGAACCAGTTGAAGCATACACAGGGCGGAGATCCTCCACGTTGTGAGCAAAGAAACAAACTCTTCTGGTGCATCCTGTCTCCTTGCAAAGCCTTGTTTTATATTGCGCAGGGTGAAGCCAGCACTCAAAAATACCGTGCGCATAATCGCAGGCATCCCCCTTGCTGCAGAATCCCTTCCGAAACTCGGGGCAAGGGACACAGCTATATTGATATCTCCTTGGATCACGGCGCCTTGCATTTTCCCCGGGATGAACAAAGGGGCACTCGGTCCAATCATGAGAATAAGCTCTTGAGCAAGGCCTAACTTTGAATGTATACATCCTAAACTCATCTGAGCTATATATCCCATTTTTTATATCTGGAAGAGAGAGATCAACAGGATAATCTTTCTTCTCAGTCCCATCTTTTGAAACCTGAAGTGCATCTACATCTTGCTGTTGCTGTTTCTCCATTTGGCCAACTGCTTCCTCAAATCTGAGGCAAGCCTCATCAATACCATCTGCACCTTCTAGTACGGCTTGTAGTATCCTCTTTCTTGAATTGAATACACCATTAGACACCGAAAAAATCAAGTCGCACGACCTGTTTCCATTGGCGTCAACAGTACTAACATCCGCCGATGCGTCGAGCAAAAGCTTGATGACTTCAAGGGAAGCGGAAGAACCCCCAGCAACAGCACAATGAAGGGCAGTAGCCCCATCTGACCCACAAGCCCGGTTAACATCAACACGACCCGTCCCAAGAATATAAGACAAAACACTTTTGCTTCCAAACATGGCAGCAATCATAAGAGGGGTCCTCTCTTCAAAACACAATTCCTTTGAGCCAACCCTCCTTCCATACCACAACCCCACCTCATCAACATCATGACCCTCTTTTTCAACAGCATCTTTGAAAGACGTCACATCATCTGCGGCCGAAAACTCAAGCAAAGCTGAAATTTTATGATGCAACCCTTCTTGTCTTCCATGCTCATCCCCCATTATTAAACCTGTTTGGGAAGGTTTTCTCTTGGAACCACTGCACATGATTTCACAGAATCTACAAAATCACAATTGAAAGAACAAATTCAATATGCTATTGCACCACAAGAGAATAATATCTCGAATTCAAAGCTCACAAAACTTCCTTTAAAAGATTTCAGTTTAACCTAACCAACCAAAAAAGAATCAGATAAAGTGATAGAAAAGACAAATTATCCCCATTTTGTGGATGTTGACAACAGACTAGGCATCTAGCCATTTGCATAGTtacaaaatcatgaattttgCAACAGCTTTAGTTTCAGTTATCAGTCTTATTAGTTTATCAAAacaacaattctaaaaataacacaaaccctgataacagaaaaaaaaaataaaaaaaaataaaaacgaatAATTTGTCAATCTTAACGATAACATCATACAAAAACCTAACTTTTCAACGGGGTGCAACAGAAAGCACATTCTTTTTTTCACGTTACTACGCTAATTCACTCTCCTTAATTTTCTTAACAACCAAGTAAAAAACATTGCAACCACCAAAACTTGAAAAAGATCCAATATTTAGCACAAAATTAAAGACccattaagaagaaaaaaaaaggcaagaaAAAGAAGCATACCATACACAAAGAAAGAAACAGCACCAAAGCTCGTGCATGAACTTGggtttttttgtgttttgcttTAAAGTTCAAAGCTTTTGAGAGAGAGACGGAGGGAGGGAAAGAAGAGAGCTGAGAAGACGAACTTTGGGGTCAAAAAGGAAGGTCACACactcttaagttttttttttttaatatatatatatatatatatatatatatatatatatatatatatatatatatatatatatatatatatatatatatttcttgttttctttttaatttctaattttttaatagcaTTTTCTCTAAAAAAGAATCAATGGTGCATGGATTAGGATTTcaagaaattttaaaagttttttttataaaaaaatctagtgatattcaatcataatttttaaataatataaatatgattttattcaattagACCTAATAATTGAGTATTTCTCCCAACGAAAAATAATTAACTCGGGTGgtgtttaattagaatttttttataatttataaaaagtttttggtatttaaaaatatacaaatttcaaTAGATTATTTTGTAAGAAGAATATAGAtggattttatcattttttttagtgtaaAACATTTATGAAACAATCTTATTCAAATCTTTGAAACTTTATTagactttttatttctttttttattactttattttctcTCATCACACATACCGTTCCCTCTCTTTAATATTCTTCAAGGCACATgtgtcaaatatatttttcctataTTATTTTCccgttttttctttattttctaaattaaattaatgtttgtctGATGTGTTAAGATTAATCATGTTTTCTTTATAAGGCTACGCCAATCACATGTTCGACCGTGTGCTTTTGTAGAGATCATCAATAATTTCGTTCACGTGACAAACTTAAGTAACCTTCCtacattcttctaccatcattATTTCCTTCTAGtatatacttattattatacttcatttaaacatgttattatatttatcataaaataattataataatcaaacaaaatcaaaaaaccaacttataattttaaatctattacCAAAAGTAAGAATGAGAAGATAttatttcaagaaaaattagtatataaggacataaagttaaaatcaatataactattaaaagattaaaaaaatattagttttactttttttttatttaaacttcatcatttcttattattttttaactaatttttataattttaaatatgtttttaaaaattgacataatcattttaaatattataaatttataaaatcatttcaaatcttttaaatttttatgatataaattcattaaaatctaaattatcAGAAAAGTCGATTAAAGAAAtctcataaataataatatttttatataatctttaaaattcataagattatgctaaaataatattttaaaatcttaatctaataCATTCCTAAGAGTTTTATATTAGAACaactctaataattttttattattttaatacatctttacttttttttattatagtaactgtttcttttttatttattaagaattttgCAAACTCTCTTTCTGTCTCTAATTTTGAGattcattatataaattataaaccaATCAATTCTTTAtcctaataattaacatttttgcTATACAAAATTGCCAATTAATATGGCCTTTTTCTGTAACTTTTATTTCAATCGCGTTGACTAATTTGCATTGCTAATTAAGTCACGTTGTACATCAAGAAAAATGTAAGGTGAAATTTTTATTgggatttaataataataattagatagGTCAaagtggaaaaaatatttaaaatattattagagaaataatcatcatattaaattatttaacaaaaaattagctTTTATAACTTATCGAAAGCGAAAGGATTATTACTAAActatttttatagataaatcATTCTTTTTTTAGAAGTAGATAAATCATTCTTATCAGTCCAGTATTTGTTTAGTCGTGATAAGATGatctaagataaaaataaataaataatggaggtgatataagataattattttatcatgatACAGTGAATCTGTTTGATGTGTCACTAGTATATAATTCTCTCATTTTATTACCTATTATATTCTATTAATGTTATGTATTTATTATCTAAACAGGTAGTTAGGCCAAAAATCAACATGATAAAATAGTCTTTCCATCTCtcagttttattttagtttcaaaattttaaaacctaatttttgaattttagttgtagttttttattctaatttttaatttcaaactaaATATTTGAGTTATAGGATAATTTTTGAGTAATAAGAAATTGAGTTTTTGTCTGGTACATGATGATAATGTCAACCTAATTTTTAAAGCCTTTATACTTGAGATAAAAAGTTGTTACATGATTTTTTGAGTAACAAGAAATTGAGTTTTTGTCGTGTACCCATCTGATTAATTTATGTATCTAATGGactttttttcaaatcaaacgTAGAACAAAAATATTGTCTTATCCAATACCATAAATTTTAGCAAATCAAGCGAACCATATTAGTTTAAAAGTGTATTTTCGTAATGATAACAACAACGATAATGATAATGTCAAAATCGGTGATTATGATAGTAATAGTGGTTCCAATACCAATGTTGTGGCGGTTACTCGACTAGTGGTGTCAGTGTCACTGGTGATGACGATAGTGTATTAGTGATAGTGCTAGGATTGTCTTGCATTTGTTGGATTTCCAGGTGTTGGGATTTAATAGAATGTGAACATGAACATGTACATTATGTATCATTGTttacttctatttttctttttcaaaaaattattttgaaatttaaaataaatttaatttttagaccCATTGAGCCAAAATAACCAACTCGTTTGTTACTAGTTTGTTTGAgcttagtttaaaaaaaaattacataaatccAACCCAACTTAATTCGTAAAATTTTATTGGGTTTGCCAAATCCAACCCAACCCAGCCCATAAACACCATTAAGAAGAGATTTTCATTTAAAAGTAAGGAGCAAACCGAATGATAattttagtaatttaaaatGTCCAAAAATAGAgggtttgtaaaagaaaaaaaatgtatgaaaagAAAGGACCTAAAGAAAATTGTGAATTGGTAATTTGTTAAGGCTATTGTATTCTACACCTccattattgtaattttttacctCTCACAGAATGTAAATATGCATTTTAAAATGAACTTTCCTAAAGAGAATGGAAGGTGTCTAATGTAATAGTAGGAATGCAGGATATAAATAACATCTGATAATCCAACCTAACTATTGATGAGATGCATGCTAAAGGGGTAGGTCCataactctatttttctttcttcatattTTGCATCCATATTAATGATATAGTAATAATTAACATGAATATAAAATTACCaatttattattacattttaatattatcatcatACCCGTACATTGGAGCAACACAATGGATATATTTCCATACATCTACATAGGTAGTTGATTCTATCTCATTCTTTTTTCTGATAAAAAGATATACAAAGGGAAGAGTGAACctaaaaaaaaagcagaaatCTTAAGAGTTGAACAAGTGATATTAGTACATCATATGTGATGCTATATAATACTTGCAGCATGTTTTATTAGGCttggataagaaaaaaaaaaaaaaaaagataaatgcaGAAGCAGAAAGACATTAGAATTAACATGAAAACTGGTGAAGATACATTCTTTTACCATAGGATCaccacaaaagaaaaaattgtgggATTGATTAGCCGAAAAAAGCTAGTGGCTACCAAATGCTATATCCTACAAGCTACATTTTACAAGtaattacaaaatacatagtgagcAAAAATTCAGTTCAAGTTAATTCTAGCTGGAAGGCATACTCCAGGAGATTgttcttccaaaaaaaatctttcacaATTAACCAGTTTCATCACAAATTCAGGTGCAAAGTGGTACTTTTGATGAGCTTCACCAAAGCTTCTTCCAAGAACATGTTCAACCCAATCTTCCAAAGATTTTTTCTTGTCTGATAACCAAGCAGCTGCAAGTATCTGTGTCATGACCTCATACTCAATTTCAAGTATAAACTCTGATCCTAACATCTTTTGAAATTGTGTGTCAATGCTTTTAATTACTTGCTCAGCAATAGAATCAAAGTTGAAAGGCTTAAAAACAACTTTTTCATCAACTTGATCACACAAATCATTTAACCAGGCTCCAGAGTTTTCAACTATTGATTCACTTTCATCATCATTGTAATTGTTGCCCTCTTCAACCTCCTCAAGAGGCATATTAAGATCGAGATAGGACCTCGATGCCTCCCTGACTGGTTTCAGTGTCTTGCATGGTGCTTTATCTTTTAAATCACCACTTTCTATTAGCTTTCTTTTACTCAGAAATGTTGTTTTGGATTTCCCTTTTCTCTCTGCAACCTTCACATTTGTGCAACCACTCCTTTTGGCACCCTCAGAAGCATGTCCAAGTGATAATTGCATTTGACATCTTTTAGCTTCTAGGATTCTTTCCTCTGGAAACATTTTAGGATCCTCCTCCAAGTTAAAAGAGCCACTACTTTTAAACACACTAGAGGTTACAATAAACATTGCATTGTTGATGCTGATTTCCCTTCCGTGTGAGTATGGGAATTTACCTGTTTTTATTGCATGGAACAAACTATTCTGCACCAGGAAATCAGCTTGATCCACATTTTCAAGAAAGACGACCGAGTGCGGCTTTTTACTCAACTCCCCAGCAATATAGTCCAACACTGTCTTCCTCATAAGCACATCATGACAATATGAATTTTGGAATTCAAAAATAGAGTATGATGGGTAACACCGGTCTTGGGAGCTCAAATCCACAGTGATTAGGCTTTGTTTGTTTCCAAATAAAATCTCAGCAAGTGCTGatgcaatttttctttttccaagcCTATCTGGTCCAAGAAAAGCAAGCCATATGTCTGCTCTAACATGTGAACCACTACTAAGCTTTCCAGCACCGGATCTACAACGAGACACGGTTCGATTGATAGCGTATATGGCCTCATCCTGCCAGCCAACCTTTTCAGTGAGAAGATGGTAAAGTGACTTGAAATCTACAGTTTCAAATCTCCCTTCTAGATTTGGACCAGAGCAGGAAGAAGATCTTGCAATTTGGTGTGAAGTATTCTCATTCATAGCATCAAAATCGGTTGAAAGGGAATCTGACAAGTGATGGAGAGGCTTCTTATGATCACTTAGTTTTGGTGTGTCTGGCTCATGAGCAGCTGATGTGTAAATTGTTCCCAATCCCAAATCTGTGGTCACAGGAGTCACAGATGAAAATGTTGTGGGATCAAGAAGGCTTATATTGGCCTTAGGGGAAGGAGAAACCCAAGTACCATGCATATCAGTCTTTGAAACTTTTGGTATTTGGTCTGCTTCATCAGTGATACTAACAGTGTCAAAAGGTACCGAAACTGGTAATATCTGTTTAAATGGAAATGCACTTTGTGACTCTTTAGACATGTAGGAAATATGATCAGAATATTGGATTTCACTATGGAGTGGACCTCTGCTGCTACTTCCTGGACCAAATTGA encodes:
- the LOC100806121 gene encoding zinc finger CCCH domain-containing protein 66 — encoded protein: MCSGSKRKPSQTGLIMGDEHGRQEGLHHKISALLEFSAADDVTSFKDAVEKEGHDVDEVGLWYGRRVGSKELCFEERTPLMIAAMFGSKSVLSYILGTGRVDVNRACGSDGATALHCAVAGGSSASLEVIKLLLDASADVSTVDANGNRSCDLIFSVSNGVFNSRKRILQAVLEGADGIDEACLRFEEAVGQMEKQQQQDVDALQVSKDGTEKKDYPVDLSLPDIKNGIYSSDEFRMYTFKVRPCSRAYSHDWTECPFVHPGENARRRDPRRYQYSCVPCPEFRKGFCSKGDACDYAHGIFECWLHPAQYKTRLCKETGCTRRVCFFAHNVEDLRPVYASTGSAMPSPRSYSVSSPPLDPFTLGSPSALIPPASSPPLTPSGGSSPAGGTMWHSQIHVAVPTLQLPQSRLKSALNARDVELDMELLGIENHRCLMQQLMMEGTAGLSSPSNWNNSMPNSPSLCDYTGDFNRLSGVQPTNLEDVFGSQIQSPARIQVHQNVNQQLRGYPSNLYNSSVIGSPSFRVDPSGAAAAMALNPRNAAFANRSQSFMVNGDTEFPSPATSTAAKPSTFSGWGPSDGKLDWSIRGDELKKPSKSSSVGFLKQQ
- the LOC100805591 gene encoding protein SMAX1-LIKE 7 isoform X2 gives rise to the protein MPTPVSTARQCLTDEAARTLDDAVSVARRRSHAQTTSLHAVSALLSLPSASLRDACSSCRSCSYSPRLQFRALELSVGVSLDRLPTTKSGGADEGPPVSNSLMAAIKRSQANQRRHPDSFHLMQMMQHQTQTTSLLKVELKHFILSILDDPIVSRVFAEAGFRSYDIKLALLHPPPPPPSRIFSRLTPPLFLCNLEPIQTGSVQPISCLDDNCRRIVEVITRKTKRNPLLMGVYAKTALRSFVEVVKKNGKGGVLPCELNGLSVVSVEKEIGEFLREGGRGEMIFEHVGHLVEHGGGGVVVCYGEIEVFVGGYKEEGSVGFVVSQLTRLLGVHGGGKVWLLGVAGTSEDYSKFLRLFPTVDKDWDLHLLTMTSATPSIEKLYPKSSLMGSFVPFGGFFSTPSEFKNPVSCTNASSSSLLTRCDTCNESCEQEVADILKTNEENTSLNIKIFGLQRKWSDICQRLHQNRSLPEFDITKTRFQAPSHEGFQFGPGSSSRGPLHSEIQYSDHISYMSKESQSAFPFKQILPVSVPFDTVSITDEADQIPKVSKTDMHGTWVSPSPKANISLLDPTTFSSVTPVTTDLGLGTIYTSAAHEPDTPKLSDHKKPLHHLSDSLSTDFDAMNENTSHQIARSSSCSGPNLEGRFETVDFKSLYHLLTEKVGWQDEAIYAINRTVSRCRSGAGKLSSGSHVRADIWLAFLGPDRLGKRKIASALAEILFGNKQSLITVDLSSQDRCYPSYSIFEFQNSYCHDVLMRKTVLDYIAGELSKKPHSVVFLENVDQADFLVQNSLFHAIKTGKFPYSHGREISINNAMFIVTSSVFKSSGSFNLEEDPKMFPEERILEAKRCQMQLSLGHASEGAKRSGCTNVKVAERKGKSKTTFLSKRKLIESGDLKDKAPCKTLKPVREASRSYLDLNMPLEEVEEGNNYNDDESESIVENSGAWLNDLCDQVDEKVVFKPFNFDSIAEQVIKSIDTQFQKMLGSEFILEIEYEVMTQILAAAWLSDKKKSLEDWVEHVLGRSFGEAHQKYHFAPEFVMKLVNCERFFLEEQSPGVCLPARINLN
- the LOC100805591 gene encoding protein SMAX1-LIKE 7 isoform X1; protein product: MPTPVSTARQCLTDEAARTLDDAVSVARRRSHAQTTSLHAVSALLSLPSASLRDACSSCRSCSYSPRLQFRALELSVGVSLDRLPTTKSGGADEGPPVSNSLMAAIKRSQANQRRHPDSFHLMQMMQHQTQTTSLLKVELKHFILSILDDPIVSRVFAEAGFRSYDIKLALLHPPPPPPSRIFSRLTPPLFLCNLEPIQTGSVQPISCLDDNCRRIVEVITRKTKRNPLLMGVYAKTALRSFVEVVKKNGKGGVLPCELNGLSVVSVEKEIGEFLREGGRGEMIFEHVGHLVEHGGGGVVVCYGEIEVFVGGYKEEGSVGFVVSQLTRLLGVHGGGKVWLLGVAGTSEDYSKFLRLFPTVDKDWDLHLLTMTSATPSIEKLYPKSSLMGSFVPFGGFFSTPSEFKNPVSCTNASSSSLLTRCDTCNESCEQEVADILKVGPAATSTSVYSSTSLPRLQKVNVDSDRGLDVAKTNEENTSLNIKIFGLQRKWSDICQRLHQNRSLPEFDITKTRFQAPSHEGFQFGPGSSSRGPLHSEIQYSDHISYMSKESQSAFPFKQILPVSVPFDTVSITDEADQIPKVSKTDMHGTWVSPSPKANISLLDPTTFSSVTPVTTDLGLGTIYTSAAHEPDTPKLSDHKKPLHHLSDSLSTDFDAMNENTSHQIARSSSCSGPNLEGRFETVDFKSLYHLLTEKVGWQDEAIYAINRTVSRCRSGAGKLSSGSHVRADIWLAFLGPDRLGKRKIASALAEILFGNKQSLITVDLSSQDRCYPSYSIFEFQNSYCHDVLMRKTVLDYIAGELSKKPHSVVFLENVDQADFLVQNSLFHAIKTGKFPYSHGREISINNAMFIVTSSVFKSSGSFNLEEDPKMFPEERILEAKRCQMQLSLGHASEGAKRSGCTNVKVAERKGKSKTTFLSKRKLIESGDLKDKAPCKTLKPVREASRSYLDLNMPLEEVEEGNNYNDDESESIVENSGAWLNDLCDQVDEKVVFKPFNFDSIAEQVIKSIDTQFQKMLGSEFILEIEYEVMTQILAAAWLSDKKKSLEDWVEHVLGRSFGEAHQKYHFAPEFVMKLVNCERFFLEEQSPGVCLPARINLN